One Citrus sinensis cultivar Valencia sweet orange chromosome 5, DVS_A1.0, whole genome shotgun sequence genomic window, aaaattcaaaataacctTAAAAGCAAGTAACTAAAAGGAGAATTGCTGAGAATGTATCATGCAGACTTGTGAAAGAGGCATGGCAgctgttgtgaaaattttaatatactcgcaagcgcacgaatctagaaataaaatagtggtaacgaggtcgatcccacagggattgttataaattaaaaagtctaatttaaatctaaaattaatattaattctaacctagttgaccaaattgagtttctaagagaaattaaactaattaaactaagaaaacaattaaagtaaatgagaattcaataagataaaaattaccaaggtttcagaatccaccactattcaactagtaattatctaattattaattaacccccaattttagagtgacaactcgaaatcaatctatgtcatctcatagatataacaattaagcccaagtaattaaatctaatgtaggttctttttctgtttgataatatgacatctaagaatctcatgtaaacatattgaataacaaagagtcaaagtttcctaagcactctatgtaaacaattcaatgaaagacatagaatcaaagataatcatgtataaactttataaatccaagcatagatttaatcgaatattaattctaacaatcaataatgcatgacagaattgatgaaaagattttattaacatctaattaatcatgtgaaataaaaaccataatcatcaaataacatatatagggaattaattaaataaaaaaataattatttcattgaatagggtttcatccttaacctcagtataagaaatttagctagacatacttgaattgggagcaacaaaataattcaaatcagCCATGAAGCCGAACTGCTGCACTCGTCCTTTTCTCCCCTCTTCTGCCCTgccttcccccccccccccccggcgGCTCTCTCTTGCCTTTATATAATGTTACTGACTTTCTTAATCCTTATTGGATTCTAATTGCATTAACTTATCATAAGTCACAGCCATCCACCGACTTACAAAGCCCACTCACCAAGgcctttttaaattatttccttATTAAACTTTGAAAGCTAGCCACACGTTTGACCACAAAAGCAAAAGGCCAATTaatgatttcttcttttaatgcCCAGCACATGCATTCCAAATTGCCAAATCTTTGCTTTCCAAATGCATGCCCACCGTTCATCCTTTGAAGGGATTGACTTCCAATTTTGGTcttcttgacttccattaatTCTTGGCTGTATTTTTGTCTtccaatttaatctttattccttctcaatttaaactttttttcatgccctttttatcaacaatctccaattaattctctattcaataaaacaattcaattaattaaaaataacaaataaaattaactagcAAATATAcaataaagggtaaaatatatatataaattatgctcaTCAGCAGCAGAACTAACACATTCATTAACAATGCATATCTACAGACTTCTCCGTCCTCCCTGTTTAGATGATGTTGATGGATGCAGGCAGGAAATTCTTTAACGAATTCTGTGCACCTAGTAAGATTTTGTACTTTGTAGGGTTGAGAAAAGCTGCACGGCAAAAGTGCTAAACCttaatttatatgtatgtataaatttttatagatttaGCTATTACAATATCAATGGATTCTCTGAAGCTGCACAGTTTTACCCATTGTTTGAATCATGGTGAAGATCTGTTGAATTAGAATTTGCCACATCATGGTAACAATCACAAGTTTTTCCAGAATGAATTGACAGCATTACAGCTGGACCTTCTTCTGATGAACCCTATCTTTCCAGAAAGCTTCACATGATATGCATTTTGATTCTGTTCTTATCCTGGATATGAATGAAAGTGATGGGCTGGCTACAGCATTGAAATTTGCTGGAATCGCGATAACTTACTGCTATAACCATATAATCTTTCTAGTACAACATACGTTTGTAATGttctactctttttttctttttcctcttttcttttaacattttctttttcattttcgcATTTTGGACTTGCATGTTTCTTTCACTTTCTCCAGCATTTTCTAGTGTCATTGTCTTTTCCTGGTGTATATACTGTCTGCATgcgggaaaaagaaaaagaagttatTTTCACTGcaaatttcacaaaaaaaagaaacatacaAGTGCTTGTTAACATAATATACGACAAGATTCTTTTCTGAGGATTCGTTCTGTCAAAGTTTGAGCCAATAAGATAGTGATGATCCAATAGGACTGACAGCTGCctctttgttttccttttcgtATGCAGATCGTGAACAATATTTGATTCTGAATTTTGGGTCCCAAATAGACAAGAACTCGAAAGTTACTTTGCTTCGAATGCACTGGTGGAATTCTGTATTAGGTTTTTCAGTAATATTAACGGTTCATTCAGGTAATTAGGATTGAGACGTGGCTTTTGAGCCATAGTTGCCATGAACTAGAATGAAAAGATGACGACAAAGTGATTGTGAATTTTTAAGCAAACATAAaacatcaaaacaaaaaatatttaccaaacataTTTTAACTGTTTAATAGTCTGTGGGtaattatttactttgttTTGGCCGAAAATTTTGCTATCTAACAACTAACAACTGAATTTGACTCATATTTATGCAAATTTTATAGTCCCACCATTTGCcatttttatgttatgatttttgtaggtttgttatttttaaatcatgatCCATGTGggactaaaattttaatttcaccTTCTGTTATAAGATTTGTTAacgaaaattaaataattcaataaactCATAGAAAGCAGAAAAGATATACGTGGTTCGGCATATTACTTAATATGCCTACATCCACATTGGTGATACTGATCATCCACTATGTGATAAAAAAGTGTACAAAGTTAACAATGGCCTctcaaatgcaaaataaaacaaaaagaaaccgACCTCAACCCTCAAAATCAATCAACCCCCAGTAGTTTAACCTCACAATAGCTCTCTTAGACTTGTGCTTTCCCTTGTTCATTCTCTTTAGAAATACAAGACTCACcaacttaaaaaaagagagagagagagagagaatccAATAGCTAATTACAAGTtactgaaaatatatatataaaacagaTTAAAAAAGCACGCGCCGCGCCCGTCCCCCAATTCCTGCTTTGCAACGCTGAAAAATATCATTTCCCCcaacaaaacaaatgaatCAGTTAGACAAATATATCTAACACaaatatatctaattataatggacattgttaaattaatgaagaagagtagagagagagcaaacgaGAAGGAAAGcgtatacaaattataattactaaCCAGAGTTATTAGCAccattacatatatatatcccTGCTGAATCCCCTCCTCTGTTCACCATTCGTTTCTaaaatggattaaaaaaataactactaattaattttaattaaaatagagtGAGACACGCAATGCATGCAGGAGATCTAGAAATAAATTACCCGTCGCGGTGGCCCTGGGTGATTGTAATTGACTAATTGCAGCTGCGCTCTTTTAGAAAATGGAGATTTTGGGAATGTGGCGTATCATAGGCCAGTCCTCTCCTGTCTCCTTTCTGCAACGTTCTTCTAAAATAGGACTTTCCGAAATCTCCAATTTCTGGAGCGTTGTTTTCTGAAGAAGGTGATCGGGCAGTGCTTTTAATTTAGGGCAATCATCAATTGACAAGGAAGAAAGACGTGGCATGATTATGATTTCTCCCTTTATTGCAGTCCCGAAATCCAACTCTTCCAGTTCTTCCATAATACGAAATTTGAGCTGTTTCAATTTGGGAAAGGCAATAACTGAGGAGCCATCCGTATCACTTTCTACTCCCAAAAATTCATTACCCACTCTTTTCACGCTTTTCATTACTTCAATTTCAAGATATTCAAGGGATGGCAATTTTCCCAAAGGAGGCAAATGCTCGCAATTTCTCCACCCGTAGACAACTAAAGCCCTTAAATTGGTTAACGACATGAACCAATTTATGGGGATAACATTCCTCCTCCCTCTGTAACCACCACCTATCcgtaatttctttaaattaggaGGTggtcccaaggcttcaagaagCCGTTCATCTTCATCCTCCTCATTCTCCCTCCTCCCAGCTTGTTCTTCATCTCCATCgcttacataattaaaataaagtccCAACTCAacgagatttttctttttctcaagttcagCCCTTCTAGCCTCCCCCGCATCTGACACACCACCCAGCCCATATATCCTGCAGTCTTGAAGGAGATTAAGCTTTTTAAGAGACCCAAGGCTACATGCTCTGCCATACCCTCCGCCCACATCAAACTGTCTCACCCTCCGAAGACTGATTAATTCCCCAATCCCTACTGGCAAGTATCTTAAAAACCAAGTGTCATCATTGTCTAAATACATCAGCTTTCTTAACTTCCCAATCCCTTGAGGTAATTCTCTAAGATTAAAACAACCACTAACATTTAAACGTTCTAAATTATACAACTCACACAATGTCTCGGGTAATTTTTGTATCCACTCTTGATGGGCCAAACTAAGGTATTTCAAATGTatcaatttttctatattttttggaATTTCGTTGATGTGATTCACACATGACCACATATCACTCGCATTTAATTCTAATGCCCTTAAACAagttaatttaccaaataattgAGGTAGGACTTCGCTAGACCATGAATATTCATCACCCTCAACCAAGAGGCTACGCAATCGTCTCATTCTCTTAACATTATTCCAAATGGCTATCGGGACTGAAGTCCCCTCGTCTATAGTTAACCTTAAATGAAGAACTTTTTTCTGCTCAAAGGAACTCATAATTGACTCTTCACCACCAGGAATTTCCACTGTTAAACATTCATTCCTGCATATAAATTGGGCAAGGTCGTGCACTAAATCGTGCATTTTGCACTTATAGACTTTACCATCACCATCTCTTTCGAACTCTTGAAAAAATGAACTACTAGCTAAAATGTTGAAATACTCTTCACCTTTGTCCTCCATCTCTTTGTTTCCTTTCTCATTAAGGTAACCTTGAGCCATCCATAGTTCAATTAACTTATACTTCCGTATTTCAAGGTCTTTCGGAAAAACAGCACAATATGAGAAACAATGTTTTACCTTAGAGGGCAATTCATTGTAACTCAACAACAGAGGGGCCAATAGACCTCTCTCAACCACTTCGTGATCCCATATCTcactctttaaaatattttgccatTCTTCTTCAGTGTTTTTAGACCTTAAAAGGCTACCAATGGTCTTTACAGCTAGAGGTAAGCCCTTGCATTTTCCTACAATTTCTcgaccaattttttttaaattctcacATCCCTCCATGGACTTGCCGAAAAATGCTAATGACTCAAACACCGACCAACATTCCATTTCAGACAATACATTGACAGAGATAACGTCGGTTGATCCCATAATACAGGCAACAGTTTCTTTACGTGtggtaattaaaattttacttccaTGGAGACAATTCTTTAGACAGTAGTAGAATGGTTCCCATTTACAGTAATCTTCATTCCACACGTCGTCCaagacaagaagaaatttcTCCCCCTCAACACATTCTTGAATATGTTGCATGAGAGATTGAAACTCACCAAAGTTAGAGGCAGAACCTGTTAGAGCCTCAATGATTGCTCTAGCGATTCTAAACTCATCAAACGGCTCTGACACACAGACCcatattcttttcttaaaattttttttaacatcatcgtTGTTGTAGGCAAATTGAGCAAGAGTAGTTTTGCCTATGCCCCCCATCCCAACCAGTGAGATGATACGGGGGCCTTTTCGCTCTTCACTACTCTCACATAACAACCTATTAACGAGTTcgttcttctctttttctctaccAAATATCTCGGACTCATCAATTGAGGAGATACTTGGCACTCGTTGATCCGCTCTCTCATTACTCTTAATGACATTCACAGCAAAACCAAACATGTCTCTCTGTTTGGCAATATCATCAAGAGTTTcgttgatttcttttatcttcagAGCAATGTCACGACGTAAGACAAGTGGTTTGCGGGCAAAGCAAGAGGCAGCAGGAAAGAGGGAGCATACCTTCTTCTTAGGAACGAGAGCATCATTCAGGTGATCATCCACTCCGTCGATCTGCAGTTTGAGCCTTGCAGTGTTCCACTCGCCCAACACATCTTCCATGTCGTAACATGCGTCTCTGAGTTGATCGAGCCAGAGTCTGACAGTTTCCTCTTTTACTTGCCTTTTCTCTGCATCATGGAGCACAGCTTGAACGGCTCGGAGACTGCTGGTCAGCTTCTTCACTTCCTTTCCGACACCCGTTACTAGCCTCACTTGTTCCTTCGCCTCTTCAACAGCCACTGAAATCAGCTGCTCCAAGAGAGGGGAAATGATCGCATCAACCatggtgaaaaagaaaaaagagagagagaagaaattgaTGGTGAGTTGTTGCAAAAGTAATTAATGCTGCGAGAAATGAAGGAGATGATAATGCGGTGAAAATGTTGCCGTATTCTTTCAATTCTTATGGTGCTGCAAGAAAAATTccaatttagaaatatttcatttcatcagaagttattgttattatctttcttttctttttatttgaccTGGTATATGAAACTGACAAAATtgtcatataatatattatctctCTTTTCAATAATTGAACAAGTTGTTATATAATATACATTATCGTGTGAGCAGATACATTGAGATTTGGAAGCATTGGCTCACAATCACCCATGAACTTGATACTTTTTAGATTGCTAGATCTGAAATATTCATGCATTATTCGCATAGAATATTCGTGAACTGTTTTCAATAATTGAACAAGttgttatataataatatacgGGTATAACAACTTGTCTCTTTTCAATAATTGAACAAGTTGCTATACAATTTACGGGTAGCAGTTCATGACgtgcaaataatttattaggaGTGCGCCATgtgtaaaaatttaatgatttaataaccatctctttttttttttacttttttctttttttctttttaaatgaagagaaaaagtAACACGCTTTATGACGATCACTGCAGATGACATAATAGATGTAAGTATTTAGTGGCAATTAATTAACAGTGTTATCAAGTAATTGTTTTGGATTCGAATTCAGAGGCTCAGCGGCTCTGCCCTGTCTTTACTAGGTAATTCCCCTGCTTACAAAATATTGTGTTCATAATCTCAATAAATACAGAGATGCAGTCACTTTATGGATGATGATTGGTTGAGAGTCGGTTTAGATTTGAATAAATCTTCGTCAAGATGAAGAATTATTGAAAAGTCAAATAGTATTTTCAAAttgattgaaaaagaaaagtgaacCACATgcattgcttttgttttttcataaTCGGCACCAAAACTGCAGGCATTTGACAATCCTGCactaaatgaagaaaaatggaaaagttagtaaaatttatcaaattgacAGAGATGAAGATTGACAAATTGCAGAGGGATTAGGTGGAATAGTGCAAGCTTGAAGCCTATAAATTGAAGCCATTTCTTCATTC contains:
- the LOC107174541 gene encoding disease resistance protein RGA2-like, whose protein sequence is MVDAIISPLLEQLISVAVEEAKEQVRLVTGVGKEVKKLTSSLRAVQAVLHDAEKRQVKEETVRLWLDQLRDACYDMEDVLGEWNTARLKLQIDGVDDHLNDALVPKKKVCSLFPAASCFARKPLVLRRDIALKIKEINETLDDIAKQRDMFGFAVNVIKSNERADQRVPSISSIDESEIFGREKEKNELVNRLLCESSEERKGPRIISLVGMGGIGKTTLAQFAYNNDDVKKNFKKRIWVCVSEPFDEFRIARAIIEALTGSASNFGEFQSLMQHIQECVEGEKFLLVLDDVWNEDYCKWEPFYYCLKNCLHGSKILITTRKETVACIMGSTDVISVNVLSEMECWSVFESLAFFGKSMEGCENLKKIGREIVGKCKGLPLAVKTIGSLLRSKNTEEEWQNILKSEIWDHEVVERGLLAPLLLSYNELPSKVKHCFSYCAVFPKDLEIRKYKLIELWMAQGYLNEKGNKEMEDKGEEYFNILASSSFFQEFERDGDGKVYKCKMHDLVHDLAQFICRNECLTVEIPGGEESIMSSFEQKKVLHLRLTIDEGTSVPIAIWNNVKRMRRLRSLLVEGDEYSWSSEVLPQLFGKLTCLRALELNASDMWSCVNHINEIPKNIEKLIHLKYLSLAHQEWIQKLPETLCELYNLERLNVSGCFNLRELPQGIGKLRKLMYLDNDDTWFLRYLPVGIGELISLRRVRQFDVGGGYGRACSLGSLKKLNLLQDCRIYGLGGVSDAGEARRAELEKKKNLVELGLYFNYVSDGDEEQAGRRENEEDEDERLLEALGPPPNLKKLRIGGGYRGRRNVIPINWFMSLTNLRALVVYGWRNCEHLPPLGKLPSLEYLEIEVMKSVKRVGNEFLGVESDTDGSSVIAFPKLKQLKFRIMEELEELDFGTAIKGEIIIMPRLSSLSIDDCPKLKALPDHLLQKTTLQKLEISESPILEERCRKETGEDWPMIRHIPKISIF